A single window of Cytobacillus dafuensis DNA harbors:
- a CDS encoding thioesterase family protein, which translates to MISGLKEGYTVEFMVEVTPDMFAKFEGNIVHRTYSTVSMIYHMEWASRQIILPFLEEHEEGMGMAVSAKHLAPAPEGSKLKISAVLSEMKDNHIMTNVTVIKSEKIIGIGEVKQVILPKCKIARMLEQ; encoded by the coding sequence ATGATATCAGGATTAAAAGAAGGTTATACGGTTGAATTTATGGTAGAGGTCACTCCTGATATGTTTGCAAAATTTGAAGGAAATATCGTTCATCGTACGTATTCAACAGTTTCAATGATTTACCATATGGAATGGGCTTCAAGGCAGATTATCTTGCCCTTTTTAGAAGAACATGAAGAAGGTATGGGAATGGCTGTTTCTGCCAAACATCTGGCACCAGCACCTGAAGGATCGAAGCTTAAGATTTCAGCAGTCCTATCTGAAATGAAAGATAATCATATAATGACAAATGTAACAGTAATAAAAAGTGAGAAGATCATTGGTATCGGGGAAGTAAAGCAAGTTATTCTTCCTAAATGTAAAATTGCGAGAATGCTTGAACAGTAG
- the pdhA gene encoding pyruvate dehydrogenase (acetyl-transferring) E1 component subunit alpha, which produces MESQFPILQIMDCNGQIVSPMYKDNISEDFVKKFYKQLLRIRLFDRKAVSLQRQGRIGTYAPFEGQEAAQVGSALALEPADWMFPTYRDHGAAFVFGHSLRNILLFWNGRNEGCVPPNGKRIFPPGIPIATQIPHAVGAALAEKIKGSNHAAIAYFGDGATSEGDFHEGLNFASVIKAPVVFFNQNNQYAISVPIEKQMNTKTIAQKALAYDIPSVRLDGNDVFIVYFETLKALERARNGDGPTLIEAVTWRYGAHTTADDPSKYRDQIESNNRREETDPLLRIERWLKNEGLYEEKWIRQIETDAIQEIELAIAEMEAFPKANPADIFDYVFAEPTWQINQQKEEYLRLIGGEAK; this is translated from the coding sequence ATGGAAAGTCAATTTCCTATCCTGCAAATCATGGATTGTAATGGACAAATCGTATCACCTATGTATAAAGATAATATCTCAGAAGACTTTGTGAAAAAGTTTTATAAGCAGCTTTTAAGAATTCGTCTTTTTGACCGAAAAGCTGTAAGTTTGCAGCGTCAGGGCAGAATTGGCACATACGCTCCTTTTGAAGGACAAGAGGCAGCGCAAGTTGGGAGTGCGCTTGCTTTAGAACCAGCGGATTGGATGTTTCCGACTTATCGTGATCATGGGGCAGCATTTGTATTTGGGCACTCGTTAAGAAACATCCTGCTATTTTGGAATGGTCGTAATGAAGGCTGTGTACCTCCAAATGGGAAAAGGATTTTTCCGCCAGGGATTCCGATAGCGACCCAAATTCCTCATGCAGTTGGTGCTGCTTTGGCCGAGAAGATAAAAGGCTCTAACCATGCAGCTATTGCTTATTTTGGTGATGGCGCAACATCAGAAGGTGATTTTCATGAGGGTCTTAATTTTGCTAGTGTGATTAAGGCACCTGTTGTGTTTTTTAATCAAAATAATCAATATGCCATTTCAGTCCCGATTGAAAAACAAATGAATACGAAAACAATTGCCCAAAAAGCTTTAGCCTATGATATACCAAGTGTTCGCCTGGATGGAAATGATGTTTTCATTGTTTATTTTGAGACTTTAAAGGCTTTAGAAAGAGCAAGAAACGGTGATGGGCCAACCTTGATTGAAGCCGTAACATGGAGATACGGAGCACATACGACTGCAGATGACCCATCCAAATACCGTGACCAAATTGAAAGCAATAATCGAAGAGAAGAAACAGATCCGCTGCTCCGTATTGAAAGATGGCTAAAAAATGAAGGCCTATATGAAGAAAAATGGATTCGTCAAATCGAAACAGACGCTATTCAAGAGATCGAATTAGCAATTGCTGAAATGGAAGCATTTCCAAAAGCGAATCCAGCAGATATTTTTGATTATGTATTTGCGGAGCCGACATGGCAAATTAACCAGCAAAAAGAAGAATATCTTAGATTAATAGGAGGTGAAGCTAAGTGA
- a CDS encoding ABC transporter substrate-binding protein, with protein MKMNLKSISFAFVAGLLLLSGCGKETVKNSGSGEGAKEKYTIGITQFVAHPSLDAATEGFKKALEDEGFKDGENVEFDFQNAQADMNNTQTIANNFVGDKVDLIFANATPSAVSALNATKDIPILFTSVTDPVGAGLVDAFDKPGDNITGTTDNHPEGTAKTINFIIEEAGAKTIGIIYNAGEQNSEVQVEEVKKLAEAKGAKIVEASVSTSAEVKQATESLVGRVDAIYVPTDNTVVSALESVIFVANSKKLPLFVGELDSMKRGAVAASGFSYYDLGYQTGKMAAEILKGNKKPSEIPVELPSSLTLMINKKAAEEQGLEVKQEWEKIAEFFDGE; from the coding sequence ATGAAAATGAATTTAAAGTCAATATCTTTTGCGTTTGTGGCTGGTTTGCTCTTGTTAAGTGGCTGTGGGAAAGAGACGGTCAAAAATTCTGGATCGGGTGAAGGAGCCAAGGAAAAATACACAATTGGAATTACCCAGTTTGTCGCTCATCCATCTTTAGATGCAGCAACGGAAGGATTTAAAAAGGCTTTGGAGGATGAAGGGTTTAAAGATGGAGAGAATGTCGAGTTTGATTTCCAAAATGCACAAGCAGATATGAATAATACTCAAACGATCGCTAATAACTTCGTTGGGGATAAGGTTGATCTAATTTTCGCTAATGCTACACCAAGTGCAGTAAGTGCTTTAAATGCAACAAAGGATATTCCAATCTTGTTTACTTCAGTCACAGACCCTGTCGGTGCAGGACTTGTTGATGCATTTGATAAACCGGGTGACAATATTACCGGAACAACTGATAACCATCCTGAAGGTACTGCCAAAACGATAAACTTTATTATTGAAGAGGCTGGAGCAAAAACGATCGGGATCATTTATAATGCTGGTGAGCAAAACTCCGAAGTTCAGGTTGAAGAAGTGAAGAAACTTGCAGAAGCAAAAGGTGCTAAAATTGTTGAAGCCTCTGTTTCAACGTCTGCAGAAGTTAAACAGGCAACAGAGTCTCTAGTTGGGCGTGTAGATGCAATTTATGTACCGACTGATAATACAGTTGTTTCGGCATTAGAATCTGTTATTTTTGTTGCAAATAGTAAAAAGCTACCTCTTTTCGTTGGTGAACTTGACTCCATGAAACGTGGAGCAGTTGCAGCCAGTGGTTTTAGTTATTATGATCTTGGTTATCAAACTGGAAAAATGGCTGCAGAAATCTTAAAAGGAAATAAAAAACCTTCTGAGATCCCGGTAGAGCTACCAAGCAGCTTAACATTAATGATTAATAAAAAAGCAGCAGAAGAACAAGGCCTTGAGGTGAAACAGGAGTGGGAGAAAATTGCAGAATTTTTTGATGGCGAATAA
- a CDS encoding ABC transporter ATP-binding protein, whose protein sequence is MLKLSQVHKVFNEGTPDEKIALDRISLTMNEGDFVTVIGSNGAGKSTLMNIISGVMFPDVGTVTIDNQNVTLLSEFKRARLIGRVFQDPMAGTAPSMTIEENLAMAYSRNKKRTLRKAVTKSRKEFFHSVLETLHLGLENRLTAKVGLLSGGERQALSLLMATFTEPSILLLDEHTAALDPARAELITNLTKEIVAKYKLTTLMVTHNMQQALDLGNRLIMMDKGQIILQVDEDQKGNLTIEQLLSEFQRIRGSQMASDRALLS, encoded by the coding sequence ATGCTGAAATTAAGCCAAGTCCATAAAGTGTTTAATGAAGGAACGCCTGATGAAAAAATTGCTCTTGACCGTATTAGCTTAACTATGAATGAAGGTGATTTTGTAACAGTTATTGGCAGTAATGGTGCTGGGAAATCTACACTAATGAATATTATTTCAGGAGTGATGTTTCCTGACGTTGGCACGGTTACAATTGATAATCAAAATGTTACACTATTATCCGAATTTAAACGGGCCAGGCTAATTGGACGAGTATTCCAAGATCCGATGGCAGGTACAGCTCCGAGCATGACCATTGAAGAGAATTTAGCGATGGCCTATTCGAGAAATAAAAAGCGAACATTAAGAAAAGCTGTTACAAAAAGTAGAAAGGAATTTTTCCATAGCGTCCTTGAAACACTTCATCTTGGATTAGAAAACCGGCTAACAGCTAAGGTGGGTTTATTATCAGGTGGTGAAAGGCAAGCGCTCTCCCTGTTAATGGCCACATTTACTGAGCCTTCCATTCTTTTACTGGATGAGCATACAGCTGCACTTGATCCTGCCCGAGCAGAGCTCATTACGAATTTGACAAAGGAAATAGTAGCAAAGTACAAATTAACAACATTAATGGTCACTCATAATATGCAGCAAGCCCTTGATCTTGGAAATAGGCTAATCATGATGGATAAAGGACAAATTATTTTACAAGTAGATGAGGACCAAAAGGGTAACTTAACGATTGAACAATTATTAAGTGAGTTTCAAAGAATTAGAGGATCACAAATGGCAAGTGATCGTGCTTTGCTATCGTAA
- a CDS encoding ABC transporter permease, which yields MFTAIFGAFEAGIIYAIMALGVYLSFRVLDFPDLTVDGSFVTGAAVAATMIVNGMNPFIATILALIAGFAAGCLTGVLHTFGKINALLSGILMMIALYSINLRIMGKSNVPLLNSETAMTNIRDAWDKTGFDSIFNSILSTVGLGDSLPRTWGILIVMLIVTFTIKFLTDQFLKTEIGLAIRATGDNKRMIRSLSANTNVTVILGLGISNAMVAFSGALIAQQGGFADVGMGIGMIIIGLASVIIGEALFGTKTIARTTLAVIGGAIIYRIVVTLALRVDFLEPGDMKLITATIVILALVTPKIIDSTKEKKRKARKQAEFIAFNSLPDERKGEADAEIKPSP from the coding sequence ATGTTCACTGCAATATTTGGAGCGTTTGAAGCTGGGATAATCTATGCCATAATGGCACTCGGAGTTTACCTATCTTTTCGAGTATTAGATTTTCCTGATTTAACGGTTGATGGGAGCTTTGTAACTGGTGCAGCAGTTGCAGCAACGATGATCGTTAACGGTATGAACCCATTTATCGCAACAATTCTTGCGCTTATTGCGGGTTTTGCGGCAGGCTGTCTTACTGGCGTTCTTCATACGTTCGGAAAGATTAACGCTCTCCTCTCGGGAATATTAATGATGATCGCTTTATATTCAATCAATCTGAGAATAATGGGTAAATCGAATGTTCCTTTATTAAATAGTGAAACGGCTATGACTAATATTAGAGATGCATGGGACAAAACCGGTTTTGATTCAATATTTAATTCAATACTTTCAACAGTAGGTCTAGGTGATAGCTTGCCAAGGACTTGGGGAATCCTTATTGTCATGCTGATTGTTACCTTTACAATAAAATTCCTAACAGATCAATTTCTAAAAACCGAAATTGGATTGGCCATTAGAGCAACTGGTGATAATAAACGTATGATTCGCAGCTTATCGGCTAATACGAATGTCACCGTCATTCTTGGCCTGGGGATTTCAAACGCAATGGTCGCATTTTCAGGTGCTTTGATTGCTCAACAGGGTGGATTTGCGGATGTAGGTATGGGGATTGGCATGATTATTATCGGTCTTGCCTCAGTCATAATTGGTGAAGCATTATTTGGAACGAAAACCATTGCCAGAACGACGTTAGCAGTTATTGGAGGAGCAATCATTTATAGAATTGTCGTTACACTTGCACTACGTGTAGACTTCCTTGAACCGGGAGATATGAAGCTTATTACAGCGACTATTGTTATTTTAGCCCTGGTCACTCCAAAAATCATTGATTCGACGAAAGAAAAGAAACGTAAGGCGAGGAAGCAAGCTGAATTTATAGCATTCAATAGTTTGCCTGACGAGAGAAAGGGTGAGGCTGATGCTGAAATTAAGCCAAGTCCATAA
- a CDS encoding alpha-ketoacid dehydrogenase subunit beta: MNTAIKTRTITLVQAITDALDTMMEEKSEVLLLGEDIGKNGGVFRATDGLQEKYGEGRVIDTPLSEAGFVGAGIGLAVNGFIPVIEIQFMGFIYPAYEQIMTHATRLRMRTMGHYTVPMVIRAPYGAGVRAPEIHCDSTEAIFTHMPGIKVVCPSSPYDAKGLLIAAIEDPDPVLFMEPMRCYRSIKAEVPEGKYVVEIGKGKKLLEGDDVSIITWGAMVPIVLNAAQEMKEKGVYCDVIDLRTLYPIDNEIIADSVQKTGRTVIVHEAHATGGVGNDVLSIINDTSFLFQKAPVERVTGFDVPVPYFGFEDHYLPSEARIIHAIKKVMSF; the protein is encoded by the coding sequence GTGAATACGGCGATAAAGACGAGAACCATCACGCTTGTTCAAGCGATTACCGATGCTCTTGATACGATGATGGAAGAGAAATCAGAAGTGTTGCTTTTAGGAGAGGATATCGGGAAAAATGGTGGTGTTTTTCGGGCAACGGATGGACTGCAAGAAAAATATGGAGAGGGTCGAGTCATAGATACACCTCTTAGTGAAGCTGGGTTTGTTGGTGCCGGGATAGGACTTGCGGTAAATGGATTTATTCCTGTAATAGAAATTCAGTTCATGGGTTTTATTTACCCTGCTTATGAGCAAATTATGACACACGCTACTCGTCTTCGAATGCGCACAATGGGTCATTATACTGTACCAATGGTCATTCGCGCTCCATACGGCGCAGGGGTTAGAGCTCCCGAAATTCATTGTGATAGTACAGAAGCGATTTTTACCCATATGCCGGGAATAAAAGTGGTTTGTCCATCAAGCCCCTATGATGCAAAAGGTTTGCTTATTGCTGCAATAGAAGATCCTGATCCAGTTTTATTTATGGAACCAATGAGATGCTATCGTTCGATAAAAGCGGAAGTGCCTGAAGGTAAGTATGTAGTTGAAATAGGGAAAGGAAAAAAACTGCTTGAAGGTGACGATGTATCCATCATAACTTGGGGAGCTATGGTTCCAATTGTACTAAATGCTGCTCAAGAAATGAAGGAAAAGGGGGTATATTGTGATGTAATTGACTTAAGAACATTATATCCAATAGATAACGAGATAATAGCTGACTCCGTCCAGAAAACTGGAAGAACGGTTATTGTTCATGAAGCACATGCAACTGGTGGGGTGGGGAACGATGTTCTATCCATTATTAATGATACATCGTTTTTATTTCAAAAAGCCCCAGTAGAGAGAGTTACAGGTTTTGATGTGCCAGTACCATATTTCGGATTTGAAGATCATTATTTACCATCAGAAGCACGTATCATTCATGCGATTAAGAAAGTCATGTCTTTTTAG
- the paaX gene encoding phenylacetic acid degradation operon negative regulatory protein PaaX, with protein sequence MNTRSMIFTLYGDYISHYGSKIWIGSLIRLLSEFGHNDQSVRAAISRMNKQGWVQSEKIGNKSYYSLTTRGQKRIDEAAKRIFKLMPEKWDGQWRILMYTIPEEIRNVRDELRKELVWSGFGSLSNSCWISANNLEKQVFDLIEKYDIHNYVDFFISKYAGPHENIRLVEKSWNLEEINGKYQEFISEYSQKYIIDKNKIQKGQMSDAECFVERTKLVHEYRKFLFVDPGLPEELLPEKWLGSHASALFSDYYKELAEPASRFFESIFKEGNEMMYKAKDYNVLDHPYIVE encoded by the coding sequence TTGAATACGAGATCAATGATATTTACATTATATGGAGATTATATTTCCCATTATGGAAGTAAAATTTGGATTGGAAGCTTGATCCGGTTACTTAGTGAATTTGGTCATAATGACCAATCAGTAAGAGCGGCAATTTCGAGAATGAATAAACAAGGCTGGGTACAGTCTGAGAAAATAGGCAATAAAAGCTACTATTCATTAACCACTAGAGGTCAAAAGAGGATTGATGAGGCAGCAAAACGAATTTTTAAATTGATGCCTGAGAAATGGGATGGACAGTGGAGAATATTAATGTATACGATCCCAGAGGAAATTCGCAATGTGAGGGATGAGCTCAGGAAAGAGCTTGTATGGAGCGGATTTGGTTCCCTCTCTAATAGCTGTTGGATATCAGCCAATAATCTTGAAAAACAAGTATTTGATCTAATTGAAAAATACGATATTCACAATTATGTAGACTTTTTTATTTCGAAGTATGCGGGTCCGCATGAAAATATTCGCTTAGTCGAAAAAAGCTGGAACCTTGAGGAGATAAACGGAAAGTATCAAGAGTTTATATCTGAGTATAGTCAAAAGTACATTATTGATAAAAATAAAATACAAAAAGGTCAAATGAGTGATGCTGAGTGTTTTGTAGAAAGAACGAAGCTCGTTCATGAATATAGGAAGTTTCTTTTTGTTGACCCAGGATTACCAGAGGAATTGCTTCCAGAAAAGTGGTTGGGAAGCCATGCGTCAGCCCTTTTTAGCGATTATTACAAAGAGCTGGCTGAACCTGCTTCACGATTTTTTGAAAGTATTTTTAAAGAGGGTAATGAGATGATGTATAAGGCTAAAGATTATAATGTATTAGATCATCCGTATATTGTTGAATAA
- a CDS encoding NAD(P)H-dependent flavin oxidoreductase, producing the protein MNNLTSLLGIKYPVIQGGMGNISNAILTAAVSEAGGLGTIGTGTMGPNKVEEIIQETKKRTNKPFAINIALSVSPYVKEILSLVIKYSIPIVSLSAGNPVPYVPKLHEHGVKIISVSASVRQAKKAESAGVDVIVAEGYEAAGINSSLEITTLALIPQIIREVHIPVVAAGGIGDGKGLAAMLALGASGVQMGTRFIATKEAPFHQEYKKKIVGATDHDTVIIGRAVGKIRRVMDTEYAQKLLQIEKKGTNQEHFNALTSEEFHIIGALNGNGMDGFMNGGQISGLIQDIPTVHELMERMMDEAKHQLSTAIKIL; encoded by the coding sequence TTGAATAACCTTACAAGTTTATTGGGGATAAAATATCCTGTTATCCAAGGTGGAATGGGAAATATAAGCAATGCGATATTAACTGCGGCTGTTTCAGAAGCTGGAGGATTAGGAACAATCGGTACAGGAACAATGGGACCGAATAAAGTAGAGGAAATCATTCAGGAGACAAAAAAGAGAACAAATAAGCCATTTGCGATAAATATTGCACTTAGTGTTTCCCCGTATGTAAAGGAAATTCTTTCGCTTGTAATAAAGTATAGCATCCCTATTGTATCACTATCAGCAGGCAATCCTGTGCCTTATGTACCTAAGCTCCATGAGCATGGAGTAAAGATCATATCGGTTTCTGCATCTGTACGACAAGCAAAAAAAGCGGAGTCTGCAGGTGTTGATGTCATAGTTGCAGAGGGATACGAAGCTGCAGGTATCAACTCTTCGCTTGAGATTACTACTCTTGCATTAATACCACAAATCATTAGAGAGGTTCATATACCTGTTGTTGCAGCTGGTGGCATTGGTGATGGAAAAGGCCTTGCTGCCATGCTTGCACTTGGGGCAAGTGGTGTTCAAATGGGAACAAGATTTATTGCGACAAAAGAAGCTCCTTTTCATCAAGAATATAAGAAAAAAATAGTAGGTGCAACTGATCATGATACTGTAATCATTGGGCGCGCAGTTGGAAAAATTCGAAGAGTGATGGATACAGAATATGCACAGAAGCTTTTACAAATCGAAAAAAAAGGAACGAATCAAGAGCATTTTAATGCCTTAACTTCTGAAGAATTTCATATTATTGGTGCACTTAATGGCAATGGCATGGATGGATTTATGAATGGCGGACAAATAAGCGGTCTAATACAAGATATACCTACTGTGCATGAATTGATGGAACGGATGATGGATGAGGCGAAGCATCAGCTTTCGACTGCGATAAAAATTTTATAA
- a CDS encoding Leu/Phe/Val dehydrogenase, whose translation MSLFSKIREHEQVVFCNDESTGLKAIIAIHSTRLGPALGGCRMLPYASEEEALEDVLRLSKGMTYKCAAADVDFGGGKAVIIGDPARDKTPELFRAFGQFVESLNGRFYTGTDMGTTPEDFVHSLRETNCIVGVDEVYGGSGDSSVPTAQGVIYGLQATNQALSGSDDLGNKCYSIQGLGKVGFKVAERLLEEGADLYVTDINQKAIERLLSKAKILGAGVKVLSSEEIYQANADVFVPCAMGGIINDQTIEQLTVKAVVGSANNQLLKLRHGQILKEKGILFAPDYIVNSGGLIQVADELYTPNKERVLQKTKAIYNSLLHIYEFANTSGITTIEAANEFCEKRIEARSRRNSFFSHMKRPKWAVRT comes from the coding sequence ATGAGTTTGTTTTCAAAAATAAGAGAACATGAGCAAGTTGTTTTTTGCAATGATGAATCTACAGGATTAAAAGCAATCATTGCCATTCATAGTACAAGACTCGGACCAGCACTTGGGGGCTGTAGAATGCTCCCATATGCAAGTGAGGAGGAAGCACTTGAGGACGTTCTTCGACTATCTAAAGGAATGACGTATAAATGTGCTGCAGCTGATGTTGATTTTGGAGGAGGAAAAGCGGTTATCATTGGTGATCCAGCAAGAGATAAAACCCCGGAGCTATTCCGAGCTTTTGGGCAGTTCGTCGAGTCCTTAAACGGAAGGTTTTATACTGGAACAGATATGGGAACAACACCAGAGGATTTCGTTCATTCGTTAAGGGAGACGAATTGCATCGTCGGTGTTGATGAGGTTTATGGAGGGAGTGGAGATTCCTCTGTACCTACAGCTCAAGGTGTCATTTACGGGCTTCAGGCTACCAATCAAGCCTTGTCAGGATCAGATGATTTAGGAAATAAATGCTATTCCATTCAAGGTTTGGGGAAAGTTGGTTTTAAAGTAGCGGAAAGGCTTTTAGAAGAAGGCGCGGATCTTTATGTAACAGATATTAATCAGAAAGCAATCGAAAGGCTTTTATCAAAGGCTAAAATACTTGGGGCTGGTGTAAAAGTATTAAGCAGTGAAGAAATTTATCAGGCTAATGCAGATGTTTTCGTACCTTGTGCAATGGGTGGAATTATTAATGATCAAACAATTGAACAATTAACGGTAAAAGCTGTAGTAGGTTCAGCGAATAATCAGCTTTTAAAGCTCCGTCATGGCCAAATTCTTAAGGAAAAAGGTATATTATTTGCTCCTGATTATATTGTTAACTCAGGAGGACTAATTCAAGTTGCTGATGAGCTTTATACGCCGAATAAGGAGAGAGTTCTGCAAAAAACGAAAGCAATCTATAATTCACTGCTTCACATTTATGAGTTTGCTAATACTTCAGGTATTACAACGATTGAGGCTGCTAATGAATTTTGTGAAAAAAGGATTGAGGCCAGATCTCGAAGAAATAGCTTTTTTTCACATATGAAGCGACCTAAATGGGCAGTGAGGACATAA